The Periplaneta americana isolate PAMFEO1 chromosome 1, P.americana_PAMFEO1_priV1, whole genome shotgun sequence DNA segment ATTTATTTTGGGTAGTTAGTTTTCACAGTAGAATCTGTCCTCCAATATATGTTTACACTCTGCACGATATAGAAATCTCAGCACAGACTGGGatttatttaattagataaaaGGAAGTAACAAAGGCTTCTTGGAAAATCTGTCTTTGCCCAATGAGAAGACACTGCCATCCTGAAAATAACTGTACTTTGTAGTACTTGTCTAACATGTACTTAGCAGATAATCCATAGTATTGGGATTATTAAAGAGTGTAGTCTGTAGTAAAAACGAATTGTGCAGAATAAATTGGTGATAGCCGACCACAGTTGCGGGAATATGCAGAATAGATTCAATTGTAAAAACTAACTATACAAAATCAATTTACGATAGCACACCGGGGATGCAGTGTTACTGgagtatacataattatattccaCTTCAAAAACAAACTATGCAAAATCAATTCGCAATAGCAAATTGATAAACACAATAACAACAGTTTGGTTTTGGCTCTTTTGGATAGTTATGTTCAATGTTGGTTTATATCCTACACAACAGTGAGGATGTACGAAGTCAAAGGGTCCATTCCTTGAAGGTAGAtgagattattatcattattattattattattattattattattattattattattatttagaagcTCAAAGATaagaataatacaatattttcattATGCTCTTTGATATATTTACCGattaaaaatacttcaggattGAAATTTGAGGTGGGAAGGAACATAGTGTTGCCACTATGCCTGCAAGATTGGTGTGAGTCACTTTCTGAGTCATACAACTACTTGTCATATCTTGCAATGGAAACAGTCTGGAATCCATGACACAATGGAAAGTAAAGCTGTTTCTTGAAGTTACaacataaaaaatattgaatCAATATTATTGTATCTTAGGTAAATTTAATAGTTTATTGATAATTCTGTGTGCCTCACAAGTTCTACCACCTGTTTCATCCAGCCAGTAACTCTGGTTTTTAGCTTGTATTTCTGCTTTACTATAATAGGCAGATAAATATGACACAAAACTACATTAAGTCCATGGCAACTGCATGTTTCTCCCACAAGAAATACCAATCCTAAACGACTTTTTAATCTGTCAGTGAAATAATGTATAcatctgtaaatatttcaatttcatgtACGAATTATGTTTcagaatttacataatgtttacttactgtcataatataaatataaactcGGCTTTTTTCAGGTATAGCAAAGCAGAAAATTTAACAAGTGGGAGCACTGAAATGATGGCATTCACACATTTACTCCTTGAAGCAAAGAGCAAGTATTCCCAAAACCTAAAACCATATTCAAGAACACATGATATTCTAGATTCTGTGGAAGGTTTCTCTCACATTGCATTTAATTATAACACTTTTCCGCCAATCAGAATCAAAACAAAACCAATGATATTTATATTGAGAAAAAGGGATGCATATAAAGATATATACTTAAAGAGGGAAGAAATAGAACTACCAAGTCATATAGAAGAATTACCACCCAGTGACATAGAAGAATTGCCTATTGATATAGATTTACAAACTGAAGTTAAGGAAGACTTATTAGGGAATATTGAAGACACTTTAGAACTAGATGAAACATTAGAATCACCAAGTGATTTAGATGAAATGCAAATTCAGACTGATGTGTTTGGAAGTCTAGTAttagatgacgatgatgatgaacatCGAGACTCTCCACTCATTGATCTGAACATAGAGCCTACTGAGGACATAGAAGAAGAAGTACAGCTTTCGAAATTAATGCGCATGACAAGGGAGGATTTGATTAAGGAATTAAACAGGGCGGAAGGAAGAGCAAGAATACATCCGAAATCAGGAAATGTAAAGAGAAACATAAAAAAGATTATAAGACAATATAAAGCTCTCGAAGATAAAGAGTTGAAACTACAGGAGACAAAAGACACAGAATTACCaccacaaaaaattataaaatctgaTGAGTATATACAATTGCAGGACTCCCAAATTCCTGCAGCTAGTGAGGAAAATTACAGTGACATACATAGTGAGAGCATTCACGAATATGAGGAACAAGTTAGCAGTAAAGCAGTACTAGAAGAATATGAAGAGACTGACCTCCCAAAAAATATAGACTCAGTAATCTCTGCTGAAACAGAGGCACAAATTTCACCCCTACCTTTTGATAACCTAACTCATGAAGATGAATTCCCTGATGTAAAGCTGCAAAAGGGTAAAAGAATGGTGGAAAAAGATattaagaaatacaaaatgtTAGATCAAGATGTAGAAGAAGAGTCCCTTTCGGCTATTGATAATATGACAGATGACAGTACAACAGGAAGGAAAAAGGCTGCACAGAAATCTAagcttacaaaacaaacaaaaaaaggaaTATTAGAGGGTGTAATGGATATAGATTCTGTTACAGAGACAGATCAAATGCCTGTTGCTATTGAAAATGACACTTTAGAGGAGATTTCTGTAAAaccaaaaaagaaaattaaaaaagctgccAAAAATATTGAAGCAGAACTTAGTGATGAATCCTATGCCAAAAATGATGACTATTCACATACCAAAGCTTCAGATGGAAATGTaatgaatttagaaaatgttacaaCTGAGAATGGAAAACAAGCCCCAGAGGAAGGTAATGTTGTAGAAATAAGTGAAAATGAAGATTTAAAGGAAATATTTCCAGATCAGGGGCATCTCAAAACCAAAATTAAGAAAGGTAATGCagcaaggaaaattaaaaaagataaatcaaaatcttccctttcatcagtggataaaattattgataatacCGATGATGGCATAACCAAATTAGATTCTACATATGTTCAAGACTTTACTAATTTTAatcaagaagaaaatgaaatttctaaggaTGAAAATATAGAATTTGAACTCCGAAACACTTTACCAGAAAA contains these protein-coding regions:
- the Alg12 gene encoding dol-P-Man:Man(7)GlcNAc(2)-PP-Dol alpha-1,6-mannosyltransferase isoform X3, translated to MGMDQLMLLVAAIHLLYCPFTKVEESFNLQATHDILYYRHNISEYDHHEFPGVVPRTFLGPLFISLLASPFVTVINILGLSKFYAQFIVRAVLGLCVIGAFRMFRQAIQSEFGHQLTNWFVSITITQYHFMYYLSRPLPNIMALPLVLLALHSWIKQQHAKFIYFSAAAIIIFRAELALFLGILLLIELVNKQIQPLNFENRGKSSFHGFLAFGVCCHLVLNAVFSVFLLCIAGANYPGGNAITRLHRLARNEPFVFVHIDVLTAQTGVSRFTQDNPNWRYSKAENLTSGSTEMMAFTHLLLEAKSKYSQNLKPYSRTHDILDSVEGFSHIAFNYNTFPPIRIKTKPMIFILRKRDAYKDIYLKREEIELPSHIEELPPSDIEELPIDIDLQTEVKEDLLGNIEDTLELDETLESPSDLDEMQIQTDVFGSLVLDDDDDEHRDSPLIDLNIEPTEDIEEEVQLSKLMRMTREDLIKELNRAEGRARIHPKSGNVKRNIKKIIRQYKALEDKELKLQETKDTELPPQKIIKSDEYIQLQDSQIPAASEENYSDIHSESIHEYEEQVSSKAVLEEYEETDLPKNIDSVISAETEAQISPLPFDNLTHEDEFPDVKLQKGKRMVEKDIKKYKMLDQDVEEESLSAIDNMTDDSTTGRKKAAQKSKLTKQTKKGILEGVMDIDSVTETDQMPVAIENDTLEEISVKPKKKIKKAAKNIEAELSDESYAKNDDYSHTKASDGNVMNLENVTTENGKQAPEEGNVVEISENEDLKEIFPDQGHLKTKIKKGNAARKIKKDKSKSSLSSVDKIIDNTDDGITKLDSTYVQDFTNFNQEENEISKDENIEFELRNTLPEKIIGMENNVEVQEHGLDSLSLKKPKKKFTKKTSKSAKESIHSGQVLPNTEEAPDIQTSETPASTRLDEESTMILESSQDIKSPEEKSSTNLKTENIKQGASQDTETDQPSLQENRQGIQNDETIEYDDVESRKLGEEVIQM
- the Alg12 gene encoding dol-P-Man:Man(7)GlcNAc(2)-PP-Dol alpha-1,6-mannosyltransferase isoform X1 translates to MGMDQLMLLVAAIHLLYCPFTKVEESFNLQATHDILYYRHNISEYDHHEFPGVVPRTFLGPLFISLLASPFVTVINILGLSKFYAQFIVRAVLGLCVIGAFRMFRQAIQSEFGHQLTNWFVSITITQYHFMYYLSRPLPNIMALPLVLLALHSWIKQQHAKFIYFSAAAIIIFRAELALFLGILLLIELVNKQIQPLKLLKYAIPAGLIILSLTVIIDSIFWNRLLWPEGEVLFFNTVLNRSHEWGTSPFLWYFYSAIPRGMGCSVFLVPLGIYYESRVRKLVLPALAFVFLFSFLPHKELRFIIYIFPLLNITAASACHRIFENRGKSSFHGFLAFGVCCHLVLNAVFSVFLLCIAGANYPGGNAITRLHRLARNEPFVFVHIDVLTAQTGVSRFTQDNPNWRYSKAENLTSGSTEMMAFTHLLLEAKSKYSQNLKPYSRTHDILDSVEGFSHIAFNYNTFPPIRIKTKPMIFILRKRDAYKDIYLKREEIELPSHIEELPPSDIEELPIDIDLQTEVKEDLLGNIEDTLELDETLESPSDLDEMQIQTDVFGSLVLDDDDDEHRDSPLIDLNIEPTEDIEEEVQLSKLMRMTREDLIKELNRAEGRARIHPKSGNVKRNIKKIIRQYKALEDKELKLQETKDTELPPQKIIKSDEYIQLQDSQIPAASEENYSDIHSESIHEYEEQVSSKAVLEEYEETDLPKNIDSVISAETEAQISPLPFDNLTHEDEFPDVKLQKGKRMVEKDIKKYKMLDQDVEEESLSAIDNMTDDSTTGRKKAAQKSKLTKQTKKGILEGVMDIDSVTETDQMPVAIENDTLEEISVKPKKKIKKAAKNIEAELSDESYAKNDDYSHTKASDGNVMNLENVTTENGKQAPEEGNVVEISENEDLKEIFPDQGHLKTKIKKGNAARKIKKDKSKSSLSSVDKIIDNTDDGITKLDSTYVQDFTNFNQEENEISKDENIEFELRNTLPEKIIGMENNVEVQEHGLDSLSLKKPKKKFTKKTSKSAKESIHSGQVLPNTEEAPDIQTSETPASTRLDEESTMILESSQDIKSPEEKSSTNLKTENIKQGASQDTETDQPSLQENRQGIQNDETIEYDDVESRKLGEEVIQM
- the Alg12 gene encoding dol-P-Man:Man(7)GlcNAc(2)-PP-Dol alpha-1,6-mannosyltransferase isoform X2, with translation MFRQAIQSEFGHQLTNWFVSITITQYHFMYYLSRPLPNIMALPLVLLALHSWIKQQHAKFIYFSAAAIIIFRAELALFLGILLLIELVNKQIQPLKLLKYAIPAGLIILSLTVIIDSIFWNRLLWPEGEVLFFNTVLNRSHEWGTSPFLWYFYSAIPRGMGCSVFLVPLGIYYESRVRKLVLPALAFVFLFSFLPHKELRFIIYIFPLLNITAASACHRIFENRGKSSFHGFLAFGVCCHLVLNAVFSVFLLCIAGANYPGGNAITRLHRLARNEPFVFVHIDVLTAQTGVSRFTQDNPNWRYSKAENLTSGSTEMMAFTHLLLEAKSKYSQNLKPYSRTHDILDSVEGFSHIAFNYNTFPPIRIKTKPMIFILRKRDAYKDIYLKREEIELPSHIEELPPSDIEELPIDIDLQTEVKEDLLGNIEDTLELDETLESPSDLDEMQIQTDVFGSLVLDDDDDEHRDSPLIDLNIEPTEDIEEEVQLSKLMRMTREDLIKELNRAEGRARIHPKSGNVKRNIKKIIRQYKALEDKELKLQETKDTELPPQKIIKSDEYIQLQDSQIPAASEENYSDIHSESIHEYEEQVSSKAVLEEYEETDLPKNIDSVISAETEAQISPLPFDNLTHEDEFPDVKLQKGKRMVEKDIKKYKMLDQDVEEESLSAIDNMTDDSTTGRKKAAQKSKLTKQTKKGILEGVMDIDSVTETDQMPVAIENDTLEEISVKPKKKIKKAAKNIEAELSDESYAKNDDYSHTKASDGNVMNLENVTTENGKQAPEEGNVVEISENEDLKEIFPDQGHLKTKIKKGNAARKIKKDKSKSSLSSVDKIIDNTDDGITKLDSTYVQDFTNFNQEENEISKDENIEFELRNTLPEKIIGMENNVEVQEHGLDSLSLKKPKKKFTKKTSKSAKESIHSGQVLPNTEEAPDIQTSETPASTRLDEESTMILESSQDIKSPEEKSSTNLKTENIKQGASQDTETDQPSLQENRQGIQNDETIEYDDVESRKLGEEVIQM